GAGCGAAATCCGCAGCTTCATCTTACACTTGAAGGAGGTTCAGCGTTTTCAGTCGCACCCATTCATCAAAAGTCACGACAGGAAACTCACAGGACATACAATTAATTGTTATCTTCGTAGCATCAGCGCCTTTTGGAGTTGGCTATTCAGGGAAGGATTCTTAGAGGTCAACCCGTTCGCCAGAATAAAAATACCTAAAGCACCTACGAAGGTTATAACCCCATTTACCGAAGACCAAATCCAAAGTTTGCTTCAAGCACTGGACACCTCCGATATATCCGGTCTCAGGGCCTATGCAATAATTTTAACATTTCTGGACACAGGGATGCGATTGAGTGAGTTGATCGGCTTAAAAAAAGATAACGTCGATCTCAGAAATAAGATGCTCAAGGTCTTCGGTAAGGGAGCTAAAGAGCGCCGGATTCCGATGGGGAAAAGGCTGCTGGCGGCCTTGTGGAAGTATCAGCTGCATCGGCCGCAACCTGCGACGGGATCAATTGACAACTTTTTCCTCACGCAAGACGGTTGGCCGCTCACAAAAAACAGAGTGGAAACGATCATCAAAGATCTAGGTACAAAGGCAGGGTTACAAGGC
This window of the Dehalococcoidales bacterium genome carries:
- a CDS encoding tyrosine-type recombinase/integrase, translating into MTLEHEINDFLEQALDKSAATELSKLIEGYKLCARSEGISENTIMLTERAVSYFNNFLTGSGLPTNVESIGTSEIRSFILHLKEVQRFQSHPFIKSHDRKLTGHTINCYLRSISAFWSWLFREGFLEVNPFARIKIPKAPTKVITPFTEDQIQSLLQALDTSDISGLRAYAIILTFLDTGMRLSELIGLKKDNVDLRNKMLKVFGKGAKERRIPMGKRLLAALWKYQLHRPQPATGSIDNFFLTQDGWPLTKNRVETIIKDLGTKAGLQGVRCSPHTFRHTFCIEFLRNGANLFSLQQMTGHSSLEVLRGYVALAESDVKIAHQKFSPADNLNLKMPCLRKNKHGRKAMERDT